The genomic interval TGGTCGTACAAATCAAATGTATGTAGTTGCGGAAGTCTACGAAGCCGACATTAAAAAAGTGCATCTAGGTCAACTGGCAAGTATTACTAGCGATGCTTTTTCTGGGGAGATACAAGGAACAGTAGCAGATATCGGCTTACAAGTGACTCAACAAAATATATTCAGTAACAATCCAGGAGCAAACACAGATAACAAAGTAGTTGAAGTCAAAATTCGTATTAATAATTCAGAAGACAATGAGCGAGTTGCAGCCCTTACCAACTTACAAGTAGAAGTACTCATTCATCTTGGGCAGTCTCAGCAACATAACAGAAGGCAGCAGGCAGTAGGCAGCAGGCAGCAGGCAGAAGCCAGAAGCTAGAAGGTAGTCCCTATGAACTTCGTACATCACTTTCCTATACACGCCAGGTGCTTTATGCCGGGAGACCCTTTTACTTTCGCTTATCCACTACTCTGCGAGAAGCCGGACTACGTCCGTCTACGTGTCTACGCCAGTTGCTACAAGTCGGCACTAGACGCGTTCGCCGTCAGGCGTTGCGTTAGCTAGCGGCTTCCCGGAGGGTAGCCGCAAGGGCGCGCTGGCTCACCACCGCACTGGCTCCCCTACACCCTTTCACCCCCATACACATTTTCAAGGCAGAAGAGAAATCGCTATCTTCCTTCTCCCAACTCTGTTCCCTTGCCTAACAAGATAATTTATTTTGCACTACTACTTAATACCCAGAGATTGAGAATGCAATCTCAGTTTTGAGGTTTAAAAAATGACTATCAAGATACCTGTAGCTTGGCTACAATTAGCTCGCCAAAGAATTCGCTTTCTAGTAGCTTTGGCTGGTATTGCTTTTGTGACTGTTTTGATGTTCATGCAAATTGGCTTTCAAGATGCTCTTTATGCAAGTGCTACACAAGTGCAAAAAAACTTAGAAGGAGACTTATTTTTAATAAGTTCTCAATATAAATCTTTAACTTCCAATCAAAGTTTTTCACGCATTCGTTTGTACCAAGCATTAGGCTTTGAAGATGTAGAATCAGTCAATTCTTTATACGTTCAATTTGCTAAACTGAAAAACCCAATTAATGGTCGTAAGTTTCCAATTTATGTACTTGGCTTTGATCCAGCAAAATCTGTTTTCAAATTACCAGAAGTTAACGAAAATATAAATCTACTTAAACGTCCTAATGTAGTTTTGTTTGACAGTGGTTCGCGACCAGAATTTGGCCCGCTCGCGGAAAATTTTGCACAACAAGAACCTGTCAGTGTTGAAATATTTGGATACAATTCGACAATTGGTTATAGAGTTAAAGTTGCTGGTTTATTTAGACTTGGGCCTTCCTTTGGGGTTGATGGTAATTTAATGATTAGTTACTCAACTCTAATGAGGTTATTTCAAGACCGTTCTCCCGGTTATATAGATATAGGTATACTTACCCTCAAACCTGGTGCTAATCCCCATAAAGTTTTGGCAATGCTATCAGCACACTTACCAAAAGATGTAAAAGTTTTGACGCGTGAAGGCTTTATTGATTTTGAAAGAAACTATTGGAGTGTAAGAACACCGATTGGATTTATCTTTAATTTGATGGTAATTATGGGTTTTGTGGTTGGAGTAGTCGTTGTTTATCAAATACTTTATAGTAATATCTCCAGTCACTTAGCTGAATATGCAACATTAAAAGCAATGGGATTTAAAAATAAATACTTACTAGGTATTGTTTTTCAACAATCTTTGATTTTGGCAATCTTAGGTTATATTCCTGGTATAGTTATATCTACAATTCTCTATAATGTCGCAAAAAATGCTACTAAGTTACCAGTTTTGATGAGTTATGATAAGGCAATAATTGTATTAATTTCTACCTTGATAATGTGTTTAACTTCTGCGTTTTTATCCACTAATAAATTACGGGTAGTAGATCCAGCTGAAATTTTCTAAATTTAATCAAATTAATTACAAATCCATGTTTCAACAAGAAGTTGTTGTTTCTGTGAGAAATATCAATCACTACTTTGGTCAATATTCGTTACGAAATCAGATTTTATTTGATATTAATTTAGTCATAAAATCTGGAGAAATTGTGATTTTATCGGGGCCATCGGGTTCCGGAAAAACAACTTTATTAACATTGATTGGCGGGTTACGTTCTGTTCAAGAAGGAAGCCTAAAATTTTTGAATTGGGAATTACATGGAGCAAGTAATGAAAAACTAGTGCAAGTACGTCGCAATATTGGCTACGTTTTCCAGGCTCATAACTTGCTGGATTTTTTAACAGCTCGACAAAATGTACAAATGTCACTTGAACTTCACCAACATATTTCCTATCGAGAAGCTTGTCTGAAATCAGAAGCAATGCTCAATGCCGTTAAGTTAGGACATCGAATTAATTACTACCCTACAGAGCTATCGGGAGGGCAAAAGCAACGGGTAGCGATCGCCCGCGCTTTGGTGAGCCAGCCCAAATTAGTTTTAGCTGATGAGCCTACTGCTGCCTTAGATAGTAAATCAGGTCGAGATGTTGTAGAAATTATGCAGCAACTTGCTAAAGAGCAGAAATGTGCTATTTTGTTGGTGACTCATGACAACCGAGTTTTAGATGTAGCAGATCGAATAATTCACATCGAAGATGGTCGGCTAATTAAAGAAGAGTATTTTAACTGAACAGTAAAATCCACACAGGAAGCATTAAGAGTAACAAGAGTGTAGAGAGAATAATACTGCTAGCAATTAAATCGCGATCCAGATTATACTCCTCTGCCAAAATTAAACCAGCAAAAGCCGAAGGCATTCCTGACATCAAAACCATCGCCAAACGCCGATCGCCTGATAATCCGAGTAAAAAGGTGGTAGCAATGCCAACTAGTAAAGGGATTATACAAGCTTTGATGATAGCAGGTGCGACGCCAAGTTTAATGCTTTTCCATCCTTGTAGTTGGGCTAAACGGATGCCAGTAAGCAGAAATGCTAAGGCGATGACAATGCTAACAGAGTTTTGTAGTCCTGATTCAATTACTTTTGGTAGTGGCACTCCACAGGTGAGACAGCCGAAAATAAAAGCCCAAAGAGAAGGTACGGTTAATACTTCACGCAGTTGCATCCACCAACGATTTGAGGCTTTTTGGGAATGACTGAAGTAGCTGGCAATTACTACTCCTAAACCATAGGGACCTGTAACATTATGGGTAATACTATAAAGTACAGCCCAGCTCATCGCATCAGAGTTAATTAAAAATGGGGCGATCGCTAAACCAACAAAACCAGTATTGCCCAACACTGCGGCAAGTATAAAACTACCATGGGTACGAGGATTATGAGCCTGGGAAGAGGATACGGGGACACAGGGAGGACACTTCCGTGCGGAGGTTCCCTCCGTTGAGGAAAGTGTCCGTCGACACAAAGACGCGGGGAATGAAGAGGATAGAGGGATACGGGGACGTGGAGACACGGGGAGTATTTTGGGTAGATTCTCAGCGTCTGGCTTTTGGAACGATAAATGTTTCCATACCGATAAAATTAAAAATGCTACACTCAGACCTAGTACTAATGTCACCAAAGTTACTATAGATGCTAGTAAAGGTAAGCCATTACCACTGCTAAATTCACCGATTTGACTTTGGCGGGCTAGTGTAAAAAGTTCTAGTGGTACACCAATCCAGTAAAGACCGCGACCTAATAAACGAGGGAGCCATTGAGGTAAAAACTTACATATAAATAGCCCCAGACTTGTCCACAAAATCAGGGGCATATAGGCATGAAACAGAGTTTCTGTCATGATTAGGAATTAGGAACTGGGAATTGGAAATTACAGATTGGGGAATGGGAACTGGATATTGGACAAGGGGCATAGAGTGTAGTAAAAATAAAATATTTAATACCCAACCCCCAAAGTCCAATACCCAATACACAATCCTGAGTGTAGTTATAAATAATACTTAAAATTGAGGCGAAACTGGGATACACTTTACCTTGGTTGATTTACACTTATTAACAATAAAAATTTTAAAGCTTTATTGGCAGTTTTGCGAATAAAATTGCCCTTGTTGGTTGCTGTAGGCTAGAAATTAGAAGAAATTATTTTGTTTACCAAGGATGTGACAGTTAGGCTGGTGGAATCGCTACTTATTTGCGTTTAGACAATCAAACGACAATAATAAATATTTGCAAAAGCATGAGTAGGTACAGAAGCGATCGCACTGATAATAAAACATGACTGATTGGCGATCAGTTCTATCGGCAAGAGTTATCAAATTTTTTCTCACAAAGTAGTCCCTATTAATTTTGTATATCACCTCTTTGCTCCTCTTTTAGTATGCAAGAAGCCACCAAGCTTCTGTGGTAAGGAGAGGGGTATTTGACAAGATAGGGTAAGGTGACTTTTAAGTCAGTACTGAAAGCGTATAAATAAAGCTTATTTTAGGAGGCAGACTATGAACGGTGAATTACCGCTTATCATTGAATGTCGCTGCAATGACATGGACTATCGCAAGGATAATCCCAATTTTCCATACACTCCACAGGAGATTATTCGGGAAGCAGTGCGTGCTTGGGAAGCGGGAGCCTCTATTTTTCATTGGCACGGGCGCGATCCAAATAGTGGCAAGTGGGTGAACGACGTAGAACTGTATCTTGAAGTGATTGAAGGAATTCGAGAAAAAACGGATTTGATTGTCGATCCTACCCTTGGCTACATTACCACACAAAATAGTGTTGAGGATCGCGTCCGACACATTTTAGCAGCAAAAGCCGATCCAGCACTGGGAGTAGACATGGTTCCCTTGGAGTTTGGCTCTTTTAACGTAGATTTTTGGAACCCGAAAGCAAAGCAGTTTGAGACATACGACCAAGTTTATACTAATTCCCGCGCTCACACTCAGGAAGTCTTGAAGATATTGAACGAACACAATATTTTTGTTAGTTGTGCTTGCTGGGATATAGGGCAAATTCGCACTGCACGCTGTTTTCAAGAAATGGGAGTCTTGTCACAGAATACGTTCTGGGAGTTTGTCTTCACTGGCGAAATTATGCCAACTGGCATTTTACCAACACTCCCCAACTTGCAGGCGGCGATAGATTCTATACCTGCTGGAGATCCTTGGTTAGTGATGTGTTGGAATGGAGATGTCATGCCTTTGGCATCCTGGGCTATTACACTAGGAGGACATATTGGCATCGGGCTTGGTGATTACCCTTATACTCGCTTTGGTAAACCGCACAACGGTGATTTAGTCGAAATGGTTGCGCAGATGGCGCATATGCTTGGCAGGGAGGTAGCAACTCCAGCACAGGCACGGGAAATTTTAAAGATGCCGCCACGTTCTGAAATTAGCACTCCCAAAGTGGAAGTAACAATATAAAAAGCTGCAATTAACATGGAAGAAAACACCATCGACTCATTCCGCGCCTTAGCACTCCAAGTTAAGTGTCATGCAGTTAATCAGGCACGCGATCGCCAAGAAGCCCTTTTTTTAATGCAAAATACTATCAACCGCTTGGCACAACAAATTTCTGCCAGTATTGCATTTATTGGCTTTGATTGTCGTTTAATTGTCCTCCCCGAATACTTTCTGACTGGCTTTCCGATGGGAGAGTCAATTGCTGCTTGGGCAGAAAAAGCCTGCTTGGAAATGACGGGGGCAGAGTATGATGCTCTCAGTACAATTGCCCAAAAACATAGGATTTTTATTGCTGGTAACGCTTATGAATTAGATCCTAATTTTCCAGGGTTGTACTTTCAGACTTGTTTTGCCATCAATCCATCAGGCACAGTAGTCTTGCGCTATCGGCGTTTAAATTCTATGTTTGCACCGACACCGCATGATGTTTGGGATAAATATCTTGACTGCTACGGATTGGATGGTGTTTTTCCTGTAGCTAAGACGGAAATTGGTAACTTGGCAGCTTTAGCATCAGAAGAAATTTTATATCCGGAAGTGGCTCGGTGTTTAGCAATGCGGGGTGCGGAGATTTTTTTACATTCCACATCAGAAGTTTATGGCAAAGAGCGTGCGCCTAAAGAAGCTGCCAAAATCTGTCGTGCCGTAGAAAACATGGCATATGTAGTCTCAGCTAACACTGCCGGCATTGCCAACGTCTCTATTCCAGAAGCTTCCACCGATGGTGGTTCTAAAATCATCGATCATCGCGGATTGGTTTTAGCACAAACAGGTGCAGGAGAAAGTATGGCAGCTTTCGCAGAAATTGACTTGGCTGCCTTACGACGCGATCGCCGTCGCCCAGGTTTGCATAATTTACTCTCTCGTCAGCGATTAGAACTATATGCACAAAGTTACAGTCAATCACACTTTTACCCTGCAAACACCATGTTGAAGCAACCAATAGATCGCAAACACTTTATCCAGACTCAGCAACAAACCATCGAGCGTTTAGCCAACTTGGGAATTATTTGAGATTGGCGATCAGGGATTGGGAAAAGGACAGGGCGACAAGGAGCAGGGGGAGATGGGAGAGATGGAGGAGATGAGGAAGATGGGGGAGCAACAGACAATTAACTACTAACCACTAACAAATGACTAATGACTAAACCTATAGAAATTCGCAACCCTCGCACGGGGAAATATGACTACGTGATTGTACCTCCGCCCCCGATGCTGTTAACACAGTTATGCAACCGCCTGCGGCGATCGCAAAAAAGTTGGCAGCAACTTGGTTTAGAAGGACGAATTGAAACTTTAAAACAATGGAAACAAGCTATCATTTCTAATCAAGATAAACTCACCGAAGCTTTAGTAACTGATACGGGCAGGTTATCAATTTCGGAATTAGAAATTGGCTCGTTTCTCTCCAGCATTGATAGGTGGTGTAGATTAGCGCCAAAGCTATTGCAAGAAACCCAACAACACACATCAATACCGTTTATCGATATACAACAAACAGCAGTTCCTTATCCTTTAGTTGGGGTAATTAGTCCGTGGAATTTTCCACTGTTGCTTTCAACCATTGATACAATTCCGGCATTGCTAGCGGGTTGTGCGGTAATAGTCAAACCCAGTGAAATTACTCCCCGCTTTATGACACCGCTATTGTCAGCAATTAACGCTGTACCTCAATTAAGAGATGTACTAACTTTCGTTGAGGGGGGAGGCGAAACAGGTACTGCTATCGTCGAAAATGTCGATTTGGTTTGCTTTACAGGAAGTGTAGCGACAGGAAGAAAAGTAGGAGAAAAAGCGGCAAAACTATTTATTCCAGCTTTTTTGGAATTGGGAGGCAAAGATCCGGCGATCGTTTTGGAATCAGCAGATTTAGAATTGGCAACCTCAGCAATATTATGGGGTTCTGTTGTTAATACCGGGCAATCGTGTCTTTCAATTGAGCGAATCTACGTTGCAGAAACTATTTTTGAAGAGTTTGTTGAACTACTAACAGCCAAAGCCCAACGCTTACAATTAGCTTATCCCACAGTTGAAAGTGGAGAGATTGGCCCCATCATATCAGAAAGACAAGCAGCAATTATTAGCGATCATTTGTTAGATGCAGTGGAAAAAGGAGCAATCACACACTGCGGTGGTAAAGTTGAAGAGACTGGGGGAGGGGGAGGATGGTGGTGTCGTCCAACAGTTCTCACCGAGGTTAACCATGCAATGAAGGTGATGAGCGAAGAGACATTCGGCCCGATTATGCCCATAATGCCATTTTCTACGGTTGAAGAAGCGATTAGTTTAGCTAATGACACTATTTATGGACTTAGTGCAGCAGTATTTGCACAAGACGAAGCAGAAGCGATCGCAGTTGCCCAGTACATAAATGCAGGTGGTATCAGTATTAACGATGCAGCTCTTACCG from Chlorogloeopsis sp. ULAP01 carries:
- a CDS encoding 3-keto-5-aminohexanoate cleavage protein encodes the protein MNGELPLIIECRCNDMDYRKDNPNFPYTPQEIIREAVRAWEAGASIFHWHGRDPNSGKWVNDVELYLEVIEGIREKTDLIVDPTLGYITTQNSVEDRVRHILAAKADPALGVDMVPLEFGSFNVDFWNPKAKQFETYDQVYTNSRAHTQEVLKILNEHNIFVSCACWDIGQIRTARCFQEMGVLSQNTFWEFVFTGEIMPTGILPTLPNLQAAIDSIPAGDPWLVMCWNGDVMPLASWAITLGGHIGIGLGDYPYTRFGKPHNGDLVEMVAQMAHMLGREVATPAQAREILKMPPRSEISTPKVEVTI
- a CDS encoding aldehyde dehydrogenase family protein, with protein sequence MTKPIEIRNPRTGKYDYVIVPPPPMLLTQLCNRLRRSQKSWQQLGLEGRIETLKQWKQAIISNQDKLTEALVTDTGRLSISELEIGSFLSSIDRWCRLAPKLLQETQQHTSIPFIDIQQTAVPYPLVGVISPWNFPLLLSTIDTIPALLAGCAVIVKPSEITPRFMTPLLSAINAVPQLRDVLTFVEGGGETGTAIVENVDLVCFTGSVATGRKVGEKAAKLFIPAFLELGGKDPAIVLESADLELATSAILWGSVVNTGQSCLSIERIYVAETIFEEFVELLTAKAQRLQLAYPTVESGEIGPIISERQAAIISDHLLDAVEKGAITHCGGKVEETGGGGGWWCRPTVLTEVNHAMKVMSEETFGPIMPIMPFSTVEEAISLANDTIYGLSAAVFAQDEAEAIAVAQYINAGGISINDAALTALIYEGEKNSFKFSGLGGSRMGAAALTRFMRKKALLVKTKSIPDPWWFDAQ
- a CDS encoding AEC family transporter, which gives rise to MTETLFHAYMPLILWTSLGLFICKFLPQWLPRLLGRGLYWIGVPLELFTLARQSQIGEFSSGNGLPLLASIVTLVTLVLGLSVAFLILSVWKHLSFQKPDAENLPKILPVSPRPRIPLSSSFPASLCRRTLSSTEGTSARKCPPCVPVSSSQAHNPRTHGSFILAAVLGNTGFVGLAIAPFLINSDAMSWAVLYSITHNVTGPYGLGVVIASYFSHSQKASNRWWMQLREVLTVPSLWAFIFGCLTCGVPLPKVIESGLQNSVSIVIALAFLLTGIRLAQLQGWKSIKLGVAPAIIKACIIPLLVGIATTFLLGLSGDRRLAMVLMSGMPSAFAGLILAEEYNLDRDLIASSIILSTLLLLLMLPVWILLFS
- a CDS encoding nitrilase-related carbon-nitrogen hydrolase, with translation MEENTIDSFRALALQVKCHAVNQARDRQEALFLMQNTINRLAQQISASIAFIGFDCRLIVLPEYFLTGFPMGESIAAWAEKACLEMTGAEYDALSTIAQKHRIFIAGNAYELDPNFPGLYFQTCFAINPSGTVVLRYRRLNSMFAPTPHDVWDKYLDCYGLDGVFPVAKTEIGNLAALASEEILYPEVARCLAMRGAEIFLHSTSEVYGKERAPKEAAKICRAVENMAYVVSANTAGIANVSIPEASTDGGSKIIDHRGLVLAQTGAGESMAAFAEIDLAALRRDRRRPGLHNLLSRQRLELYAQSYSQSHFYPANTMLKQPIDRKHFIQTQQQTIERLANLGII
- the devC gene encoding ABC transporter permease DevC → MTIKIPVAWLQLARQRIRFLVALAGIAFVTVLMFMQIGFQDALYASATQVQKNLEGDLFLISSQYKSLTSNQSFSRIRLYQALGFEDVESVNSLYVQFAKLKNPINGRKFPIYVLGFDPAKSVFKLPEVNENINLLKRPNVVLFDSGSRPEFGPLAENFAQQEPVSVEIFGYNSTIGYRVKVAGLFRLGPSFGVDGNLMISYSTLMRLFQDRSPGYIDIGILTLKPGANPHKVLAMLSAHLPKDVKVLTREGFIDFERNYWSVRTPIGFIFNLMVIMGFVVGVVVVYQILYSNISSHLAEYATLKAMGFKNKYLLGIVFQQSLILAILGYIPGIVISTILYNVAKNATKLPVLMSYDKAIIVLISTLIMCLTSAFLSTNKLRVVDPAEIF
- a CDS encoding DevA family ABC transporter ATP-binding protein, whose product is MFQQEVVVSVRNINHYFGQYSLRNQILFDINLVIKSGEIVILSGPSGSGKTTLLTLIGGLRSVQEGSLKFLNWELHGASNEKLVQVRRNIGYVFQAHNLLDFLTARQNVQMSLELHQHISYREACLKSEAMLNAVKLGHRINYYPTELSGGQKQRVAIARALVSQPKLVLADEPTAALDSKSGRDVVEIMQQLAKEQKCAILLVTHDNRVLDVADRIIHIEDGRLIKEEYFN